A DNA window from Pongo abelii isolate AG06213 chromosome 2, NHGRI_mPonAbe1-v2.0_pri, whole genome shotgun sequence contains the following coding sequences:
- the USP19 gene encoding ubiquitin carboxyl-terminal hydrolase 19 isoform X37, translating to MSGGASATGPRRGPPGLEDATSKKKQKDRANQESKDGDPRKETGSRSVAQAGLELLASGDPSASASHAAGITGSRHRTRLFFPSSSGSASTPQEEQTKEGACEDPHDLLATPPPELLLDWRQSAEEVIVKLRVGVVPLQLEDVDAAFTDTDCVVRFAGGQQWGGVFYAEIKSSCAKVQTRKGSLLHLTLPKKVPMLTWPSLLVEADEQLCIPPLNPQTCLLGSEENLAPLAGEKAVPPGNDAVSPAMVRSRNPGKDDCAKEEMAVAADAATLVDEPESMVNLAFVKNDSYEKGPDSVVVHVYVKEICRDTSRVLFREQDFTLIFQTRDGNFLRLHPGCGPQATFRWQVKLRNLIEPEQCTFCFTASRIDICLRKRQSQRWGGLEAPAARVGGAKVAVPTGPTPLDSTPPGGAPHPLTGQEEARAVEKDKSKARSEDTGLDSVATRTPMEHVTPKPETHLASPKPTCMVPPMPHSPVSGDSVEEEEEEEKKVCLPGFTGLVNLGNTCFMNSVIQSLSNTRELRDFFHDRSFEAEINYNNPLGTGGRLAIGFAVLLRALWKGTHHAFQPSKLKAIVASKASQFTGYAQHDAQEFMAFLLDGLHEDLNRIQNKPYTETVDSDGRPDEVVAEEAWQRHKMRNDSFIVDLFQGQYKSKLVCPVCAKVSITFDPFLYLPVPLPQKQKVLPVFYFAREPHSKPIKFLVSISKENSTASEVLDSLSQNVHVKPENLRLAEVIKNRFHRVFLPSHSLDTVSPSDMLLCFELLSSELAKERVVVLEVQQRPQVPSVPISKCAACQRKQQSEDEKLKRCTRCYRVGYCNQLCQKTHWPDHKGLCRPENIGYPFLVSVPASRLTYARLAQLLEGYARYSVSVFQPPFQPGRMALESQSPGCTTLLSTGSLEAGDSERDPIQPPELQLVTPMAEGDTGLPRVWAAPDRGPVPSTSGISSEMLASGPIEVGSLPAGERVSRPEAAVPGYQHPSEAMNAHTPQFFIYKIDSSNREQRLEDKGDTPLELGDDCSLALVWRNNERLQEFVLVASKELECAEDPGSAGEAARAGHFTLDQCLNLFTRPEVLAPEEAWYCPQCKQHREASKQLLLWRLPNVLIVQLKRFSFRSFIWRDKINDLVEFPVRNLDLSKFCIGQKEEQLPSYDLYAVINHYGGMIGGHYTACARLPNDRSSQRSDVGWRLFDDSTVTTVDESQVVTRYAYVLFYRRRNSPVERPPRAGHSEHHPDLGPAAEAAASQGLGPGQAPEVAPTRTAPERFAPPVDRPAPTYSNMEEVD from the exons ATGTCTGGCGGGGCCAGTGCCACAGGCCCAAGGAGAGGGCCCCCAGGACTGGAGGACGCCACTAGTAAGAAGAAGCAGAAGGATCGAGCAAACCAGGAGAGCAAGGATGGAGATCCTAGGAAAG agacagggtctcgatctgttgcccaggctggtcttgaacttctggcctcaggtgatccttctgcctcagcctcccatgcagctgggatcacaggctcacGCCACCGTACCCGGCTGTTCTTTCCTTCATCATCAGGGTCAGCATCCACTCCTCAAGAGGAGCAGACCAAAGAGG GAGCTTGTGAAGACCCTCATGATCTCTTGGCTACTCCCCCTCCAGAGTTGTTGCTCGATTGGAGGCAGAGTGCAGAAGAGGTGATTGTCAAGCTTCGTGTGGGAGTAGTTCCCCTGCAGCTGGAGGATGTAGATGCTGCTTTCACAGATACGGACTGTGTGGTGCGGTTTGCAG GTGGTCAGCAGTGGGGTGGTGTCTTCTATGCTGAGATAAAAAGCTCTTGTGCTAAAGTGCAAACCCGCAAGGGCAGTCTCCTGCACCTGACACTGCCCAAAAAGGTGCCTATGCTCACGTGGCCCTCCCTCCTG GTTGAGGCTGATGAACAGCTTTGCATACCACCGCTGAACCCCCAaacctgcctcctgggctcagaggaGAATTTAGCCCCTTTGGCAGGAGAGAAAGCAGTGCCTCCCGGGAATGACGCAGTCTCTCCAGCCATGGTCCGGAGCAGAAACCCTGGGAAAGATGACTGTGCCAAGGAGGAGATGGCAGTGGCAGCAGATGCTGCAACCTTGGTGGATG AGCCTGAGTCGATGGTGAACCTGGCATTTGTCAAGAATGACTCGTATGAGAAGGGCCCGGATTCAGTGGTGGTGCACGTGTACGTGAAGGAGATCTGCAGGGACACCTCGAGAGTACTTTTCCGTGAGCAGGACTTCACGCTCATCTTCCAGACcag GGATGGAAACTTCCTGAGGCTGCACCCAGGCTGTGGGCCCCAAGCCACCTTCCGTTGGCAGGTGAAGCTCAG GAATCTGATTGAGCCAGAGCAGTGCACCTTCTGTTTCACGGCTTCTCGCATCGACATCTGCCTTCGTAAGAGGCAGAGTCAGCGCTGGGGGGGCCTGGAGGCCCCGGCTGCACGAG TGGGTGGTGCAAAGGTTGCCGTGCCGACAGGTCCAACTCCTCTGGATTCAACCCCACCAGGAGgtgctccccaccccctgacaggccaaGAGGAGGCCCGGGCTGTGGAGAAGGATAAATCCAAGGCACGATCTGAGGACACGGGGCTAGACAGTGTGGCAACCCGCACACCCATGGAGCATGTAACCCCAAAGCCAGAGACACACCTGGCCTCG CCCAAGCCTACATGCATGGTGCCTCCCATGCCCCACAGCCCAGTTAGTGGAGACAgcgtggaggaggaggaagaggaagagaagaaggtgtGTCTGCCAGGCTTCACTGGCCTTGTCAATTTAGGCAACACCTGCTTCATGAACAGCGTCATTCAGTCTCTGTCCAACACTCGGGAACTCCGGGACTTCTTCCATG ACCGCTCCTTTGAGGCTGAGATCAACTACAACAACCCACTAGGGACTGGTGGGCGTCTGGCCATTGGCTTTGCCGTGCTGCTTCGGGCGCTGTGGAAGGGCACCCACCATGCCTTCCAGCCTTCCAAATTGAAG GCCATTGTGGCGAGTAAGGCCAGCCAGTTCACAGGCTATGCACAGCATGATGCCCAGGAGTTCATGGCTTTCCTGCTGGATGGGCTGCACGAGGACCTGAATCGCATTCAGAACAAGCCCTACACAGAGACCGTGGATTCAGATGGGCGGCCCGATGAG GTGGTAGCTGAGGAAGCATGGCAGCGGCACAAGATGAGGAATGACTCTTTCATCGTGGACCTATTTCAGGGGCAGTACAAGTCAAAGCTGGTGTGCCCTGTGTGTGCCAAG GTCTCCATCACTTTTGACCCGTTTCTTTATCTGCCAGTGCCCTTGCCACAAAAGCAAAAGGTTCTCCCTGTCTTTTATTTTGCCCGAGAGCCCCACAGCAAGCCCATCAAG TTCCTGGTGAGCATCAGCAAGGAGAACTCCACTGCGAGCGAAGTATTGGACTCCCTCTCTCAGAACGTTCATGTGAAGCCTGAGAACCTGCGTTTGGCGGAG GTAATTAAGAATCGTTTCCATCGTGTGTTCCTACCCTCCCACTCACTGGACACTGTGTCCCCATCTGATATGCTCCTCTGCTTTGAGCTGCTATCCTCAGAGTTGGCTAAGGAGCGGGTAGTGGTGCTAGAGGTGCAACAG CGCCCCCAGGTGCCCAGCGTCCCCATCTCCAAGTGTGCAGCCTGCCAGCGGAAGCAACAGTCGGAGGATGAGAAGCTGAAGCGCTGTACCCGGTGCTACCGTGTGGGCTACTGCAACCA GCTCTGCCAGAAAACCCACTGGCCTGACCACAAGGGCCTCTGCCGACCTGAGAACATTGGCTACCCCTTCCTGGTCAGTGTACCTGCCTCACGCCTCACTTATGCCCGCCTCGCTCAGTTGCTAGAGGGCTATGCCCG GTACTCTGTGAGTGTATTCCAGCCACCCTTTCAGCCAGGCCGCATGGCCTTGGAGTCTCAGAGCCCTGGCTGCACCACACTGCTCTCCACTGGCTCCCTGGAGGCTGGGGACAGCGAGAGGGACCCCATTCAGCCACCTGAGCTCCAGCTGGTGACCCCTATGGCTGAGGGGGACACAGGGCTTCCCCGGGTGTGGGCAGCCCCTGACCGGGGTCCTGTGCCCAGCACCAGTGGAATTTCTTCTGAGATGCTGGCCAGTGGGCCCATTGAGGTTGGCTCCTTGCCTGCTGGCGAGAGGGTGTCCCGACCCGAAG CTGCTGTGCCTGGGTACCAGCATCCAAGTGAAGCTATGAATGCCCACACACCCcagttcttcatctataaaattgacTCATCCAACCGAGAGCAGCGGCTAGAGGACAAAG GAGACACCCCACTGGAGCTGGGTGACGACTGTAGCCTGGCTCTCGTCTGGCGGAACAATGAGCGCTTGCAAGAGTTTGTGTTGGTAGCCTCCAAGGAGCTGGAATGTGCTGAGGATCCAGGCTCTGCTGGTGAGGCTGCCCGGGCCGGCCACTTCACCCTGGACCAGTGCCTCAACCTCTTCACACGGCCTGAGGTGCTGGCACCCGAGGAGGCCTG GTACTGCCCACAGTGCAAACAGCACCGTGAGGCCTCCAAGCAGCTGTTGCTATGGCGCCTGCCAAATGTTCTCATCGTGCAGCTCAAGCGCTTCTCCTTTCGTAGTTTTATTTGGCGTGACAAGATCAATGACTTGGTGGAGTTCCCTGTTAG GAACCTGGACCTGAGCAAGTTCTGCATTGGTCAGAAAGAGGAGCAGCTGCCCAGCTACGATCTATATGCTGTCATCAACCACTATGGAGGCATGATTGGTGGCCACTACACTGCCTGTGCACGCCTGCCCAATGATCGTAGCAGTCAGCGCAGTGACGTGG GCTGGCGCTTGTTTGATGACAGCACAGTGACAACGGTAGACGAGAGCCAGGTTGTGACGCGTTATGCCTATGTACTCTTCTACCGCCGGCGGAACTCTCCTGTGGAGAGGCCCCCCAGGGCAGGTCACTCTGAGCACCACCCAGACCTAGGCCCTGCAGCTGAGGCTGCTGCCAGCCAG GGACTAGGCCCTGGCCAGGCCCCCGAGGTGGCCCCCACGCGGACAGCCCCTGAACGCTTCGCCCCCCCTGTGGATCGGCCAGCCCCCACCTACAGCAACATGGAGGAGGTGGATTAG
- the USP19 gene encoding ubiquitin carboxyl-terminal hydrolase 19 isoform X28: MSGGASATGPRRGPPGLEDATSKKKQKDRANQESKDGDPRKELLLDWRQSAEEVIVKLRVGVVPLQLEDVDAAFTDTDCVVRFAGGQQWGGVFYAEIKSSCAKVQTRKGSLLHLTLPKKVPMLTWPSLLKKPLGTQELVLGLQCQENGQELSPIALEPGPEPHRAKQEARNQKRAQGRGEVGSGAGPGAQAGPSAKRAVHLCRGPEGEGSRDDPGPRGDAPPFVADPATQVEADEQLCIPPLNPQTCLLGSEENLAPLAGEKAVPPGNDAVSPAMVRSRNPGKDDCAKEEMAVAADAATLVDGKEPESMVNLAFVKNDSYEKGPDSVVVHVYVKEICRDTSRVLFREQDFTLIFQTRDGNFLRLHPGCGPQATFRWQVKLRNLIEPEQCTFCFTASRIDICLRKRQSQRWGGLEAPAARGAVGGAKVAVPTGPTPLDSTPPGGAPHPLTGQEEARAVEKDKSKARSEDTGLDSVATRTPMEHVTPKPETHLASPKPTCMVPPMPHSPVSGDSVEEEEEEEKKVCLPGFTGLVNLGNTCFMNSVIQSLSNTRELRDFFHDRSFEAEINYNNPLGTGGRLAIGFAVLLRALWKGTHHAFQPSKLKAIVASKASQFTGYAQHDAQEFMAFLLDGLHEDLNRIQNKPYTETVDSDGRPDEVVAEEAWQRHKMRNDSFIVDLFQGQYKSKLVCPVCAKVSITFDPFLYLPVPLPQKQKVLPVFYFAREPHSKPIKFLVSISKENSTASEVLDSLSQNVHVKPENLRLAEVIKNRFHRVFLPSHSLDTVSPSDMLLCFELLSSELAKERVVVLEVQQRPQVPSVPISKCAACQRKQQSEDEKLKRCTRCYRVGYCNQLCQKTHWPDHKGLCRPENIGYPFLVSVPASRLTYARLAQLLEGYARYSVSVFQPPFQPGRMALESQSPGCTTLLSTGSLEAGDSERDPIQPPELQLVTPMAEGDTGLPRVWAAPDRGPVPSTSGISSEMLASGPIEVGSLPAGERVSRPEAAVPGYQHPSEAMNAHTPQFFIYKIDSSNREQRLEDKGDTPLELGDDCSLALVWRNNERLQEFVLVASKELECAEDPGSAGEAARAGHFTLDQCLNLFTRPEVLAPEEAWYCPQCKQHREASKQLLLWRLPNVLIVQLKRFSFRSFIWRDKINDLVEFPVRNLDLSKFCIGQKEEQLPSYDLYAVINHYGGMIGGHYTACARLPNDRSSQRSDVGWRLFDDSTVTTVDESQVVTRYAYVLFYRRRNSPVERPPRAGHSEHHPDLGPAAEAAASQASRIWQELEAEEEPVPEGPGPLGPWGPQDWVGPLPRGPTTPDEGCLRYFVLGTVAALVALVLNVFYPLVSQSRWR; encoded by the exons ATGTCTGGCGGGGCCAGTGCCACAGGCCCAAGGAGAGGGCCCCCAGGACTGGAGGACGCCACTAGTAAGAAGAAGCAGAAGGATCGAGCAAACCAGGAGAGCAAGGATGGAGATCCTAGGAAAG AGTTGTTGCTCGATTGGAGGCAGAGTGCAGAAGAGGTGATTGTCAAGCTTCGTGTGGGAGTAGTTCCCCTGCAGCTGGAGGATGTAGATGCTGCTTTCACAGATACGGACTGTGTGGTGCGGTTTGCAG GTGGTCAGCAGTGGGGTGGTGTCTTCTATGCTGAGATAAAAAGCTCTTGTGCTAAAGTGCAAACCCGCAAGGGCAGTCTCCTGCACCTGACACTGCCCAAAAAGGTGCCTATGCTCACGTGGCCCTCCCTCCTG AAGAAACCTCTAGGGACCCAGGAGCTGGTGCTGGGGCTGCAGTGCCAGGAGAATGGGCAGGAACTGTCTCCCATTGCCCTGGAGCCAGGCCCTGAGCCCCACCGGGCTAAGCAGGAGGCCCGGAACCAGAAGCGGGCCCAGGGCCGTGGTGAGGTAGGCTCAGGGGCTGGCCCCGGGGCCCAGGCAGGGCCCAGCGCCAAGAGGGCTGTGCATCTCTGCAGAGGGCCAGAGGGGGAAGGGTCCAGGGATGACCCTGGACCCCGGGGTGATGCCCCACCCTTCGTGGCTGACCCAGCCACCCAG GTTGAGGCTGATGAACAGCTTTGCATACCACCGCTGAACCCCCAaacctgcctcctgggctcagaggaGAATTTAGCCCCTTTGGCAGGAGAGAAAGCAGTGCCTCCCGGGAATGACGCAGTCTCTCCAGCCATGGTCCGGAGCAGAAACCCTGGGAAAGATGACTGTGCCAAGGAGGAGATGGCAGTGGCAGCAGATGCTGCAACCTTGGTGGATGGTAAAG AGCCTGAGTCGATGGTGAACCTGGCATTTGTCAAGAATGACTCGTATGAGAAGGGCCCGGATTCAGTGGTGGTGCACGTGTACGTGAAGGAGATCTGCAGGGACACCTCGAGAGTACTTTTCCGTGAGCAGGACTTCACGCTCATCTTCCAGACcag GGATGGAAACTTCCTGAGGCTGCACCCAGGCTGTGGGCCCCAAGCCACCTTCCGTTGGCAGGTGAAGCTCAG GAATCTGATTGAGCCAGAGCAGTGCACCTTCTGTTTCACGGCTTCTCGCATCGACATCTGCCTTCGTAAGAGGCAGAGTCAGCGCTGGGGGGGCCTGGAGGCCCCGGCTGCACGAG GTGCAGTGGGTGGTGCAAAGGTTGCCGTGCCGACAGGTCCAACTCCTCTGGATTCAACCCCACCAGGAGgtgctccccaccccctgacaggccaaGAGGAGGCCCGGGCTGTGGAGAAGGATAAATCCAAGGCACGATCTGAGGACACGGGGCTAGACAGTGTGGCAACCCGCACACCCATGGAGCATGTAACCCCAAAGCCAGAGACACACCTGGCCTCG CCCAAGCCTACATGCATGGTGCCTCCCATGCCCCACAGCCCAGTTAGTGGAGACAgcgtggaggaggaggaagaggaagagaagaaggtgtGTCTGCCAGGCTTCACTGGCCTTGTCAATTTAGGCAACACCTGCTTCATGAACAGCGTCATTCAGTCTCTGTCCAACACTCGGGAACTCCGGGACTTCTTCCATG ACCGCTCCTTTGAGGCTGAGATCAACTACAACAACCCACTAGGGACTGGTGGGCGTCTGGCCATTGGCTTTGCCGTGCTGCTTCGGGCGCTGTGGAAGGGCACCCACCATGCCTTCCAGCCTTCCAAATTGAAG GCCATTGTGGCGAGTAAGGCCAGCCAGTTCACAGGCTATGCACAGCATGATGCCCAGGAGTTCATGGCTTTCCTGCTGGATGGGCTGCACGAGGACCTGAATCGCATTCAGAACAAGCCCTACACAGAGACCGTGGATTCAGATGGGCGGCCCGATGAG GTGGTAGCTGAGGAAGCATGGCAGCGGCACAAGATGAGGAATGACTCTTTCATCGTGGACCTATTTCAGGGGCAGTACAAGTCAAAGCTGGTGTGCCCTGTGTGTGCCAAG GTCTCCATCACTTTTGACCCGTTTCTTTATCTGCCAGTGCCCTTGCCACAAAAGCAAAAGGTTCTCCCTGTCTTTTATTTTGCCCGAGAGCCCCACAGCAAGCCCATCAAG TTCCTGGTGAGCATCAGCAAGGAGAACTCCACTGCGAGCGAAGTATTGGACTCCCTCTCTCAGAACGTTCATGTGAAGCCTGAGAACCTGCGTTTGGCGGAG GTAATTAAGAATCGTTTCCATCGTGTGTTCCTACCCTCCCACTCACTGGACACTGTGTCCCCATCTGATATGCTCCTCTGCTTTGAGCTGCTATCCTCAGAGTTGGCTAAGGAGCGGGTAGTGGTGCTAGAGGTGCAACAG CGCCCCCAGGTGCCCAGCGTCCCCATCTCCAAGTGTGCAGCCTGCCAGCGGAAGCAACAGTCGGAGGATGAGAAGCTGAAGCGCTGTACCCGGTGCTACCGTGTGGGCTACTGCAACCA GCTCTGCCAGAAAACCCACTGGCCTGACCACAAGGGCCTCTGCCGACCTGAGAACATTGGCTACCCCTTCCTGGTCAGTGTACCTGCCTCACGCCTCACTTATGCCCGCCTCGCTCAGTTGCTAGAGGGCTATGCCCG GTACTCTGTGAGTGTATTCCAGCCACCCTTTCAGCCAGGCCGCATGGCCTTGGAGTCTCAGAGCCCTGGCTGCACCACACTGCTCTCCACTGGCTCCCTGGAGGCTGGGGACAGCGAGAGGGACCCCATTCAGCCACCTGAGCTCCAGCTGGTGACCCCTATGGCTGAGGGGGACACAGGGCTTCCCCGGGTGTGGGCAGCCCCTGACCGGGGTCCTGTGCCCAGCACCAGTGGAATTTCTTCTGAGATGCTGGCCAGTGGGCCCATTGAGGTTGGCTCCTTGCCTGCTGGCGAGAGGGTGTCCCGACCCGAAG CTGCTGTGCCTGGGTACCAGCATCCAAGTGAAGCTATGAATGCCCACACACCCcagttcttcatctataaaattgacTCATCCAACCGAGAGCAGCGGCTAGAGGACAAAG GAGACACCCCACTGGAGCTGGGTGACGACTGTAGCCTGGCTCTCGTCTGGCGGAACAATGAGCGCTTGCAAGAGTTTGTGTTGGTAGCCTCCAAGGAGCTGGAATGTGCTGAGGATCCAGGCTCTGCTGGTGAGGCTGCCCGGGCCGGCCACTTCACCCTGGACCAGTGCCTCAACCTCTTCACACGGCCTGAGGTGCTGGCACCCGAGGAGGCCTG GTACTGCCCACAGTGCAAACAGCACCGTGAGGCCTCCAAGCAGCTGTTGCTATGGCGCCTGCCAAATGTTCTCATCGTGCAGCTCAAGCGCTTCTCCTTTCGTAGTTTTATTTGGCGTGACAAGATCAATGACTTGGTGGAGTTCCCTGTTAG GAACCTGGACCTGAGCAAGTTCTGCATTGGTCAGAAAGAGGAGCAGCTGCCCAGCTACGATCTATATGCTGTCATCAACCACTATGGAGGCATGATTGGTGGCCACTACACTGCCTGTGCACGCCTGCCCAATGATCGTAGCAGTCAGCGCAGTGACGTGG GCTGGCGCTTGTTTGATGACAGCACAGTGACAACGGTAGACGAGAGCCAGGTTGTGACGCGTTATGCCTATGTACTCTTCTACCGCCGGCGGAACTCTCCTGTGGAGAGGCCCCCCAGGGCAGGTCACTCTGAGCACCACCCAGACCTAGGCCCTGCAGCTGAGGCTGCTGCCAGCCAG GCTTCCCGGATTtggcaggagctggaggctgaggaggagccGGTGCCTGAGGGGCCTGGGCCCCTGGGTCCCTGGGGGCCCCAAGACTGGGTGGGCCCCCTGCCACGTGGCCCTACCACACCAGATGAGGGCTGCCTCCGGTACTTTGTCCTGGGCACCGTGGCAGCTTTGGTGGCCCTCGTGCTCAACGTGTTCTATCCTCTGGTATCCCAGAGTCGCTGGAGATGA